The window CCACGAGGCCACGACCGGGGCGGGGAGCGGTGGAGCGGGAAGGACCGGAGGAGAGGAGAGCGTCGGGAGGCGGGAGCAGATCCTCCGGAGACCGGAGCGGCGGCGGCCGTCTGGTCCGGGTCGGCTCGACGGCGCCTCGGCAGGGGAGGCGCGACGGTCGATGGCCGCGACCGAAGGAGCTCCAGCGGCGGCCGCCACGCGCGAGAGCCCAGCGGCGGTGGCCGAGCGCGAGCGGGGAGCGACTGGGCGGAGgcggggagcggcggcggcggcagagcgaGATGCGGTTGTGCGCCTGTGCGCCTGTgcctctctctcgctcgctcacAGTGGAGCCCGAGAAGATGAGGTGGGCCTGGGCTCAATAGTCAACAGCCAAATTTtctatatatataaaaaaatccCAGATTTTCTGGGTGTGCCACGGCACACCCGGCACACCCTCTGGTTCCGCCACTGGTGACGACGGTGGCATGTGTTCGGCTCCCTCTTATGCTTGTAGTTGTTGCTAGGTGGTCTTCGGACCTAGGtgtattttttatttctgatgttCTTTGTACTACCTTCCTAGTTGATGAAtgatttttctaaaaaaaagacAGTCCAATTtctaaaaacagaaaaacagaCAGTCCAATTTCTAAAAACAGAGGGAAAAAAACAGAGAAGGATACGTGTCTCCAGGGCCAACGGCACAATGCTCCAGGCGGCGCGCACCGCTCTGCGCATTTGCCGACCCTCTCCAGCGTACCACGCCATCCCCCGCCACCTTCGGGAAGCCACAGCCCACACCTGTCCCCCGCCACCGCCGTGCGTCTCCGGTCTCCGGCGCCCATCCCCAGTCCGCCATGGCGCTCCTCCTCCCCCGCACGGCGCGGCTCGCGCTCCTctccgccggcccgcgagccTACTCCTCCGCCGTCGGCGCGGCGGGAGCGGGAACAGCGGCGCCCGCGCCGTACGGCGGCGGGGCGCCCGCGCCGGCGTCGATGCCGAAGGCCGCGGAGTTCGTGGTGTCCAAGGTGGACGACCTGATAAACTGGGCGCGGCGGGGCTCGATCTGGCCCATGACGTTCGGCCTCGCCTGCTGCGCCGTGGAGATGATGCACGCCGGCGCCGCCCGCTACGACTTCGACCGCTTCGGCGTCATCTTCCGCCCCTCCCCGCGCCAGTCCGACTGCATGATCGTCGCCGGCACGCTCACCAACAAGATGGCGCCCGCGCTCCGCAAGTACGTATTTACGTGTCACCTCCGTCTGCCCATTTCTTTTCTTGATTGATACACTTCGATCCGCGCAGGCAGGGGGCGAACATTTCTAGCCT is drawn from Aegilops tauschii subsp. strangulata cultivar AL8/78 chromosome 1, Aet v6.0, whole genome shotgun sequence and contains these coding sequences:
- the LOC109787520 gene encoding uncharacterized protein translates to MALLLPRTARLALLSAGPRAYSSAVGAAGAGTAAPAPYGGGAPAPASMPKAAEFVVSKVDDLINWARRGSIWPMTFGLACCAVEMMHAGAARYDFDRFGVIFRPSPRQSDCMIVAGTLTNKMAPALRKVYDQMPEPRWVISMGSCANGGGYYHYSYSVVRGCDRIVPVDIYVPGCPPTAEALLYGVLQLQKKINRRKDFLHWWEK